TGTCATTCCCATAAACGAGGCCAACATCAAATGTACCTCTAAGGTAGTGAAAAATCCTCTTAACTGCTTGCCAATACTCCTTCCCAGGTTGACCCATGAACCTACTGACAACACTAACAACATAGGCAAgatcaggcctagtacaaaCCATAACATACCTCAAACTTCCCACTGCACTAGCATAAGGAACTCGAGACATATATTCCTTCTCAGCTTCAGACTGTGGTGAAAGCACAAATGACAAACGAGCATTTGCAGCACTAGGAGTCTCTATATACTTAGCTGATGAGATACCAAACCTAGacaatattttctaaatatagCCTTTCTTTGGCAAGAAGAACTTGT
This genomic window from Benincasa hispida cultivar B227 chromosome 4, ASM972705v1, whole genome shotgun sequence contains:
- the LOC120076240 gene encoding secreted RxLR effector protein 161-like, encoding MDRAKYIETPSAANARLSFVLSPQSEAEKEYMSRVPYASAVGSLRYVMVCTRPDLAYVVSVVSRFMGQPGKEYWQAVKRIFHYLRGTFDVGLVYGNDTKYFLASYSDYDYANVDSRRSMTIYVFTLGDSVVSWKATLQPTFTFSTTEAEYMNLAEVAKEGIWLRELVVLGLMP